In Drosophila miranda strain MSH22 chromosome XR, D.miranda_PacBio2.1, whole genome shotgun sequence, the genomic window CGACTTAAATCAATTTTCCATGACTACCACTTACTTTGCGGCAACCAGAACCTTCAGGGTTCTGTCCATTTTTCCGATAGTCTTGCCATTCATTTCCTCCTGCGCCTTTGCCGCATCGGAGGTTTTGGAGAACTTCACATAGGCAATGCCTTTGTTCTCTTGGGTGTGCTTGTCCTTAACCACCCAGATATCTTCGATGTCGCCGTAAGCGGAGAACGCCTCACGGAAATCATCCTCTGTATGCGCTTTAttgcaaatgatgaagagtctTGACATGGGCGGATCATCGTCGTTTGAATAGTCTTGACCGCCGCGTCCTCCGCCGCGAGATTGTGAACGATAATCAGACATATTTGGATAATTGGATTAATCTTTTTTCTCAACTCCGAAAAATTTTCCCGCTAGCCGCTTTGCTGGCGTATACATAAAATCAGTGTGGCTGACCCTCAGAGAAATACCGGAATATACGTCACagtttaaaaatataccataaatatactgacgaactGATTGTATTCATATATTTATTCCTTGATTTTAATGTTCGGCTTAATATTTATTGCTAAGGCTAACTTGGACCGTGAAACATATTATCCCATGTTTTATCCCTTTATTGGGCTTCGACATCAAAATATCCCGGCCGTAAACGGTCGCCATAAGGTGTAGAGTTGCTTTCCGATTGCAACAGTCGATCTTGGGTCCAGCGGTTTTTAGCACTGAAAATTTGAAAATATTGCAAACCAGCATAGGTAGAGAATCTTTCTGTGACAGATGTTAATCTTTTGTCTACCTGCCAAAAATTTTACTTTCTACCTGAATTTGTGGACTGGCTTATAAGACAGCCTCCGGGCACCCAAATGTCTTAGTTGCAATAAGTTCTTCAGCATGAAAACAATTATATACATGCTATTTGCGTTTTCTTATATTCAGTGTGTTTTTCCCGATTTGGCGAAGCTGCAAAGGAAATCACACACCGAGGAATTCGAGGGAGTACCCCCCTTATTTAGAGCTATGTCATCTTCTCCAAACGATGGCTACACATACAATTGGAGCGTGGTCTCATTTTCGACGGATGATTACGACAGTTATGATCTATCCGAGTCCCTCGTGAACTGCACTGTACTCTATTTGGATCAGTGCACATCGTGGAACAAGTGCCGCCAAACATGCTTAAAGACTGGGGCCACCAGTTACAGATGGTTCCATGATGGTTGCTGCGAATGTGTGGGCGAATATTGTGTAAACTACGGTGTAAATGAGAGCAGGTGCCGCATGTGTCCTGAGCCGAGTTCTGATGACGAAGATGAggattaaatttaaaaactgTCTCAAATTGTTGGAAAAGAAATATACAATTATTGAATTAATTATTTTCTTCAAAATGTGATTGTTGGAAAACGCATCTTGCATTCATGCAGAACGAACATATCAATGTCTAATAAATATATTTGATCAATTTCATATCCTTGGCACTTTCAAACAATATCTATTTGGCGCGCAATTGTCGATGGTATCGAAAGCCGTTTGGTGGGATATTTGATCTCTGCAATGCCCCTACGTTCTATACTAAAACCTCTgtttacgcaaaatgcaataaaagaaagtgtttaaaataaaccagtcaagtagaaaataggTTGAGAGATCTATATGGCTAGTAaaattccacggaatatcaaaaacgaggaacaAGGATGGAACATGAATAATTCGTCAGTAtgtttttaaaatgagacggtatattttggaaTATATACTTTTGAAGGTCAGACcgtatactttatgggattTTCTTATTTTCTTGTCACCACGTCACACACCTCGCAATATTTATACTTTTCATAGTATTTTCCAGTATATTTTAAGACGCGTTATGGACTCACCCTCTTGTCCAATTCACCAATGTATTGAACGAACGCTCGAAACTTGCAAATCATTCgtacgttttttttttcgctaAATAACTTGTAAAATTATGAGCAACCTAGACATCGAGCAATTTCCAGACTACCAGGTCCCTGGAGTCTCGCATGCGGAATTTTCACCATACGAGTCTAATGGCGGGTGAGTTTCACATAAAATGCAATGTTTAGTGGTTTCCGGCTAATTTTCGCCTTGCAGCTCGATTGTGGCCATTGCTGGCGAGGACTTTGTTGTCATTGCAGCCGACACTCGTTTGAGCAGTGGCTACAACATTCACACACGCAAACAGAGTAAACTGTTTCCGCTGTCCAACCAGACGGTGCTGGCCTCCACGGGCTGCTGGTGCGACACCCTCTCGCTGACTGGCCTGATGAAGTTGCGCATGCAGAACTACGAGCACACACACTTGAAGACCATGACCACCGATGCCGTGGCCCAGATGCTCTCCATTATCATGTACAACCGTCGTTTCTTCCCCTACTATGTGTCGAACATTTTGGCTGGCATCGACAAGGACGGCAAGGGGGTCGTCTTCTCTTACGATCCCATTGGGCATTGCGAGCGTGCCACTTACCGTGCTGGCGGCACAGCCGGTGCCTTGCTGCAGCCGGTGCTGGACAATCAAATTGGCTACAAGAACATGAATCTGCACGGCGAGGATGCCCCAGAGGTAACCAAGGAGCGTGCTGTGGCCGTTGCCTCGGACACCTTCATTTCGGCCGCAGAGCGCGACATCTACACTGGTGACTCTGTGCTGATCAACATCATTACCAAGGATGGTATTGAAACCAAGGAGTTGCAGCTGCGCCAGGATTAGATTAATCTAAATTAACACGTTGGTCAGGGCATTTCAGCAGAAATTTTTGTAACATCTaaacatattaaataataataaaatggatCCTTAAGATTTTGGCTTGGCCATGTACTCTAGGAGGTGTCCCGGCCATGA contains:
- the LOC108151351 gene encoding protein twisted gastrulation, coding for MKTIIYMLFAFSYIQCVFPDLAKLQRKSHTEEFEGVPPLFRAMSSSPNDGYTYNWSVVSFSTDDYDSYDLSESLVNCTVLYLDQCTSWNKCRQTCLKTGATSYRWFHDGCCECVGEYCVNYGVNESRCRMCPEPSSDDEDED
- the LOC108151350 gene encoding proteasome subunit beta type-1 — translated: MSNLDIEQFPDYQVPGVSHAEFSPYESNGGSIVAIAGEDFVVIAADTRLSSGYNIHTRKQSKLFPLSNQTVLASTGCWCDTLSLTGLMKLRMQNYEHTHLKTMTTDAVAQMLSIIMYNRRFFPYYVSNILAGIDKDGKGVVFSYDPIGHCERATYRAGGTAGALLQPVLDNQIGYKNMNLHGEDAPEVTKERAVAVASDTFISAAERDIYTGDSVLINIITKDGIETKELQLRQD